From Candidatus Manganitrophaceae bacterium, the proteins below share one genomic window:
- a CDS encoding IS30 family transposase: MSTKIKHCLSDGILSGIRSATLRIPTSLAVNIFCFVPSFRIRVHFSTVIQAVLHKTAGAVRNAVKQALTPHKDRVHTITYDNGREFTDHKGMAKDLKTRIYFAHPYAPWEHGLNENTNGLIRQYFPKHRDLTTVTNTEIKNAMNKLNHRPRKSLGFRTPYEVFFKTKTSLTVALQT; encoded by the coding sequence ATATCCACTAAAATCAAGCACTGTTTATCAGACGGGATTTTATCCGGAATTCGTTCAGCGACTTTAAGAATTCCCACCTCCTTAGCAGTAAATATCTTTTGTTTTGTCCCCTCATTTAGGATCAGAGTCCATTTCTCAACGGTCATACAAGCTGTTCTTCACAAGACCGCCGGAGCAGTCCGAAACGCGGTCAAGCAGGCCCTCACCCCGCATAAAGATCGAGTACATACGATCACCTACGATAATGGCCGGGAATTTACCGACCACAAAGGCATGGCCAAGGACCTGAAAACCCGGATATACTTTGCTCATCCGTATGCCCCTTGGGAGCATGGTTTAAACGAAAATACCAATGGATTAATCCGACAGTATTTCCCCAAACACAGGGATCTGACCACCGTGACCAACACAGAGATCAAAAACGCCATGAACAAACTCAACCACCGCCCAAGAAAATCACTGGGATTTAGAACACCCTATGAGGTATTCTTTAAAACCAAGACTTCTTTAACTGTTGCACTTCAAACTTGA